A single region of the Thunnus maccoyii chromosome 10, fThuMac1.1, whole genome shotgun sequence genome encodes:
- the LOC121905694 gene encoding cleft lip and palate transmembrane protein 1-like protein isoform X1, translated as MFPSCCSKPADGSAKRSSIAKLLLGVFVVYMLHTAWLLYGFLNTKPCDGGRGEHCISSYLTARPRLQLSVFTCLVPDNSQLNLAVKIDPFDPHSTFERRVNVSLPEETQANGTLYAVVYVHKAGVSPLEDSREVHYAAQLTIYITPTHREGQRDTQRRSSARSENPVSHWRPHLSINMMSEDFTFNKAGLPSDVRRYMRVSQEGRQMMYLPLLLVNELSFRVRDLMEISSSTIQLPLTVSYEGISLRRFRFWVHLQDVVYSLRQFGFTEENIDEIKETLVGSNLYLLVLTALITALQLICEFLALKNDISSWRKKKSMVGMSRKSVLWRSLSTLLIFLHLLEETSLLVLLPVGLGACVEVWKLFKVFKIHVQLKSSKLHVNKLDEEERKTVEYDTQASRYLSYLVYPLCMSGAIFSLAYLRQKSYYSWMINSLVTGVYAFGFLSMAPQLFINHKLKSVSHLQGTVLMYRGVNTLISDLCSCASFFSSSGSFSSSHQLSCFRDELLFLLYLYQRRRYAPKARRRESGTHSKKVKTQ; from the exons ATGTTCCCATCGTGCTGCTCCAAGCCGGCGGACGGCAGCGCTAAGAGGAGCTCCATCGCTAAGCTGCTGCTCGGGGTGTTTGTGGTCTACATGCTCCACACCGCCTGGCTGCTGTACGGCTTCCTCAACACCAAACCCTGCgatggaggcagaggagagCACTGCATCAGCTCCTACCTGACAGCAAGACCCAGACTGCAG CTGAGCGTCTTCACCTGCCTCGTGCCAGACAACAGCCAGCTCAACCTCGCTGTAAAAATAGACCCGTTTGATCCGCACTCTACATTTGAGAG GCGGGTGAACGTGTCTCTGCCAGAGGAGACTCAAGCGAATGGCACCCTGTATGCAGTCGTGTATGTTCACAAGGCCGGTGTTTCACCTTTAGAGGACAGCAGAGAGGTCCACTATGCAGCTCAGCTCACCATCTACATCACTCCCACACACAGAGAAGGGCAGAGAGACACGCAGAGG AGGTCAAGCGCCCGATCAGAGAATCCCGTATCCCACTGGAGACCTCACCTGTCAATTAATATGATGTCAGAGGACTTCACCTTTAACAAGGCGGGACTTCCCAGTGATGTGCGGCGCTACATGAGGGT CTCTcaggaaggcagacagatgATGtaccttcctctgctgctggttaACGAGCTCAGCTTCAGAGTCAGAGACCTCATG gagatcagcagcagcaccatCCAGCTCCCTCTGACTGTGTCCTATGAGGGAATCTCTTTAAGGAGATTCAGATTTTGGGTCCATCTACAGGATGTGGTTTATTCTCTGCGGCAGTTTG GCTTCACAGAGGAAAACATAGATGAGATTAAAGAAACTCTGGTCGGCTCCAACCTTTACCTGTTAGTGCTGACTGCACTCATCACAGCTCTGCAA CTCATCTGTGAATTCCTGGCTCTGAAAAACGACATCAGCTCatggagaaaaaagaagagcatGGTGGGAATGTCCAGGAAGTCAG TTCTGTGGCGGAGTCTCAGTACTTTGCTGATTTTCCTCCATCTGCTCGAGGAGACGAGTCTTCTGGTGCTGCTTCCTGTCGGTCTCGGAGCATGCGTAGAG GTATGGAAgctgtttaaagtgtttaagATCCATGTGCAGTTGAAAAGCTCCAAGCTCCAT GTAAACAAGCTggatgaagaagaaagaaagacagtggAATATGACACACAG gCGTCCAGATACTTGTCCTACTTGGTCTATCCTCTGTGTATGAGCGGAGCTATTTTCTCTCTGGCCTACTTACGTCAAAAGAG TTACTACTCCTGGATGATCAACAGCCTGGTGACTG gaGTGTACGCCTTTGGCTTCCTGTCTATGGCCCCGCAGCTCTTCATCAACCACAAG TTGAAGTCTGTGAGCCACCTGCAGGGGACAGTGTTGATGTACAGA GGAGTAAACACCCTGATCTCAGATCTGTGCTCCTGCgcctcctttttctcctcctctggaTCCTTCTCGTCATCTCATCAACTCTCCTGCTTCAGAGACgagctcctcttcctcctctacctctaCCAGCGAAg GCGTTACGCCCCTAAAGCCAGAAGACGAGAGTCCGGGACCCACAGCAAGAAAGTAAAGACTCAGTGA
- the LOC121905694 gene encoding cleft lip and palate transmembrane protein 1-like protein isoform X2: MFPSCCSKPADGSAKRSSIAKLLLGVFVVYMLHTAWLLYGFLNTKPCDGGRGEHCISSYLTARPRLQLSVFTCLVPDNSQLNLAVKIDPFDPHSTFERRVNVSLPEETQANGTLYAVVYVHKAGVSPLEDSREVHYAAQLTIYITPTHREGQRDTQRRSSARSENPVSHWRPHLSINMMSEDFTFNKAGLPSDVRRYMRVSQEGRQMMYLPLLLVNELSFRVRDLMEISSSTIQLPLTVSYEGISLRRFRFWVHLQDVVYSLRQFGFTEENIDEIKETLVGSNLYLLVLTALITALQLICEFLALKNDISSWRKKKSMVGMSRKSVLWRSLSTLLIFLHLLEETSLLVLLPVGLGACVEVWKLFKVFKIHVQLKSSKLHVNKLDEEERKTVEYDTQASRYLSYLVYPLCMSGAIFSLAYLRQKSGENLH; the protein is encoded by the exons ATGTTCCCATCGTGCTGCTCCAAGCCGGCGGACGGCAGCGCTAAGAGGAGCTCCATCGCTAAGCTGCTGCTCGGGGTGTTTGTGGTCTACATGCTCCACACCGCCTGGCTGCTGTACGGCTTCCTCAACACCAAACCCTGCgatggaggcagaggagagCACTGCATCAGCTCCTACCTGACAGCAAGACCCAGACTGCAG CTGAGCGTCTTCACCTGCCTCGTGCCAGACAACAGCCAGCTCAACCTCGCTGTAAAAATAGACCCGTTTGATCCGCACTCTACATTTGAGAG GCGGGTGAACGTGTCTCTGCCAGAGGAGACTCAAGCGAATGGCACCCTGTATGCAGTCGTGTATGTTCACAAGGCCGGTGTTTCACCTTTAGAGGACAGCAGAGAGGTCCACTATGCAGCTCAGCTCACCATCTACATCACTCCCACACACAGAGAAGGGCAGAGAGACACGCAGAGG AGGTCAAGCGCCCGATCAGAGAATCCCGTATCCCACTGGAGACCTCACCTGTCAATTAATATGATGTCAGAGGACTTCACCTTTAACAAGGCGGGACTTCCCAGTGATGTGCGGCGCTACATGAGGGT CTCTcaggaaggcagacagatgATGtaccttcctctgctgctggttaACGAGCTCAGCTTCAGAGTCAGAGACCTCATG gagatcagcagcagcaccatCCAGCTCCCTCTGACTGTGTCCTATGAGGGAATCTCTTTAAGGAGATTCAGATTTTGGGTCCATCTACAGGATGTGGTTTATTCTCTGCGGCAGTTTG GCTTCACAGAGGAAAACATAGATGAGATTAAAGAAACTCTGGTCGGCTCCAACCTTTACCTGTTAGTGCTGACTGCACTCATCACAGCTCTGCAA CTCATCTGTGAATTCCTGGCTCTGAAAAACGACATCAGCTCatggagaaaaaagaagagcatGGTGGGAATGTCCAGGAAGTCAG TTCTGTGGCGGAGTCTCAGTACTTTGCTGATTTTCCTCCATCTGCTCGAGGAGACGAGTCTTCTGGTGCTGCTTCCTGTCGGTCTCGGAGCATGCGTAGAG GTATGGAAgctgtttaaagtgtttaagATCCATGTGCAGTTGAAAAGCTCCAAGCTCCAT GTAAACAAGCTggatgaagaagaaagaaagacagtggAATATGACACACAG gCGTCCAGATACTTGTCCTACTTGGTCTATCCTCTGTGTATGAGCGGAGCTATTTTCTCTCTGGCCTACTTACGTCAAAAGAG TGGAGAAAATCTACACTGA